TCGATTCCCAGAAAATTTTGCTCGGGCTGTTGGCCCGAAGCGTTCAACAGGAACAAACCTTTGCCCGAACCGACCTCGATCTGCAATCCCGCATCGTTCTGGAATAGCGTTTGGCTGGAAACCTGTTCGGGCAACGCATCGACCATCCGAAAGTGCTGCGACAAATCGATCGAGGTACTGGGCGTGCGAAGCTGTTGACGGGGCACCGGCGAATTTCCTGAATGCAATGCGATGGTTAATAGAGTCGACTTTGCCGACCATTGTTCGCCGATTTGCCCCATCCAGCAAGGCGGCTGCCAATTCGCGAGCGATCAAAATCGGGAACGTTCCCACTAAGCAACATTTTTCCACATTCCGTGCAGCATCGCTTGGGCCGCTTTTCGACCTTCACCGATCAACACTTCCGAATCGGTGAAATCGAACCAAGGAACCCGCGCGACATCCGGGCGGATCATGATGTCGGCCGATTCGTGCGCCGTGTGCCGCATCAACCCCTGAGCGATCTCGTTCATCCGAATAAACGTTTCGAAGGCGTTCTTGATCTTCGGCTTATGTTTGATCGCCGCGCACACATCGATGGCAATCGTCAGATCGCTGGCGAACCGTTGGGCCACGCGTGAAGGGACCGGATCGAGCACACCGATGTCGCACAACAACATATCGTCCCACGGGACCGCCGGAAAGATTCCCGGTATCGCCGTCGATGCCATCACCGCTTCGCGGAGCGGGCCGCGATCCAGAACGACCGGATTGCCAGTTCGCAAATCGACCGTCACGATGTTCAACGGTTGATCCAGGTCTTCGATATTTGCATCGGGTAGCAACCCTTCGACCACATGCTGCATGACATCGCGAGCCAGCAACGACGGACGGCTGAGGATGTGGATCAACTTGCGACGGGTTCCGACGAACTGTTTGACCGTCTCATACCAGGAGAAGATGCCCGAACTCGAACTCGCTTCGGATTTGGGTGCGACCGCGA
Above is a genomic segment from Rosistilla ulvae containing:
- a CDS encoding patatin-like phospholipase family protein, translated to MQLRKRTAVLALGGGGARGLAHIGAIEVLRSMDLRIERYVGVSIGSLVGALCAIEPDSEKLHAKVNTYLQSEGFLQMQAKLFAVAPKSEASSSSGIFSWYETVKQFVGTRRKLIHILSRPSLLARDVMQHVVEGLLPDANIEDLDQPLNIVTVDLRTGNPVVLDRGPLREAVMASTAIPGIFPAVPWDDMLLCDIGVLDPVPSRVAQRFASDLTIAIDVCAAIKHKPKIKNAFETFIRMNEIAQGLMRHTAHESADIMIRPDVARVPWFDFTDSEVLIGEGRKAAQAMLHGMWKNVA